A region from the Mycolicibacterium litorale genome encodes:
- the glsA gene encoding glutaminase A, with product MDVEVGDVAQQAYTGALPQWSEVESLVEAAHRRCKAETAGVVADYIPVLAEADPDWFAVCVAEADGSVHTAGDIDVEFSIQSISKAFVYALVCEAHGHDVVARRIGVNNTGLPFNSVIAIELNDGHPMNPMVNAGAIATTALVPGDTRDEQWNSIVFGLSEFAGRTLEVDHAVYRSESETNQRNRAIARLLESYGRIDPDPLTVVDVYTRQCALRVTARDLAVMGATLAHGGVNPVTGRRVVSAGVCRDTLAILAANGAYERSGEWLFDIGLPGKSGVAGGLVTVAPGKAGIGTFSPPLDAAGNSVRGQRATAYLSRVLGLNIFASQAHTPFAQRKDHP from the coding sequence ATGGATGTCGAAGTCGGCGATGTCGCGCAACAGGCCTACACCGGTGCCCTGCCGCAGTGGTCCGAGGTCGAGTCGCTGGTCGAAGCCGCCCACCGGCGGTGCAAAGCGGAAACCGCCGGTGTGGTGGCCGATTACATCCCGGTCCTCGCCGAGGCCGACCCGGATTGGTTTGCGGTCTGCGTTGCCGAGGCCGATGGCAGCGTGCACACCGCCGGCGACATCGACGTCGAATTCTCGATCCAGTCGATCTCGAAGGCGTTCGTCTATGCACTGGTCTGCGAGGCTCACGGACACGACGTGGTGGCTCGACGAATCGGGGTCAACAACACCGGTCTGCCGTTCAACTCCGTGATCGCGATCGAGCTCAACGATGGCCACCCGATGAACCCGATGGTCAACGCCGGCGCGATAGCCACGACCGCGCTGGTGCCCGGCGACACTCGCGACGAGCAGTGGAACTCCATCGTCTTCGGGCTGTCCGAATTCGCCGGAAGAACTCTGGAAGTCGACCACGCCGTGTATCGGTCGGAATCGGAGACCAATCAGCGCAACCGGGCGATCGCGCGGTTACTGGAAAGCTACGGCCGCATCGACCCGGACCCGCTGACTGTCGTCGACGTGTACACCCGGCAGTGCGCGCTGCGGGTGACCGCCCGCGATCTGGCCGTGATGGGGGCGACGCTCGCTCATGGTGGGGTCAACCCGGTGACGGGCCGGCGTGTGGTCTCGGCAGGAGTGTGCCGCGACACGTTGGCCATCCTCGCCGCCAACGGTGCCTACGAGCGTTCCGGTGAATGGCTCTTCGACATCGGGCTGCCCGGCAAGTCCGGAGTGGCCGGCGGGTTGGTGACCGTCGCGCCGGGCAAGGCAGGCATCGGCACCTTCTCCCCGCCCTTGGACGCAGCCGGGAACAGTGTGCGCGGTCAACGCGCCACGGCGTACCTGTCGCGGGTGTTGGGGCTCAACATCTTCGCCTCGCAGGCCCATACGCCTTTCGCCCAGAGGAAGGACCACCCGTGA